The Humulus lupulus chromosome 3, drHumLupu1.1, whole genome shotgun sequence genome window below encodes:
- the LOC133824895 gene encoding uncharacterized protein LOC133824895 — protein sequence MTTINVFVNYDGHWDDKKCYVDFKMTGILVPKETTYKRLTGLLFKELNIKPSEHSITVQYQVSPGSPPITILTDSGVLFYLALKKKDPVLTGFPLCITIEDKRLALNNQAVPINQVQAAEQRSETANGEEHDESNHLNALPTPTNSDNHTSDNHIFDDVYDSPMEVETIEPADYVDRSILTRSRAIVEAKASSSKRRPYKKHKQKRDAVSEYEMTNTIISEYHYSEIAVKQLYKNKDVLKKVVSMFAIRNNFQYKVRRSDKRFFLVTCLDQTCKWLLRASKFLKTDMFIVRKYVPTHTCSLDVKGDHRQASSRVIGECIKSKYKLLGETSYSPYDIIRDMKDEYGVSISYEKAWRARECALDMIRGAPEESYENILSYLYTLKNKNLGSVTHLGTDNDNHFKYLFMALGASVNGWPHCRPVIVVDETFLKAKHSRILFTACAKDANDKIFPLAFGISDFDNDASWDWFLTKLRDAYGDRDGLCIISDQQSNICASVKKVYPNAKHGFCMTHVLNNLKTKFKSCGKEIVPTFIAAARSYIKDDFEYYMKQLDNIDVGIRPYLAEIGHEKWSRAFFTGGRYSIMTANIAESMNIVDGSAREMPVATLVEWLITWMDRWFTEKRHEAESTVTVLAAATEKVLRENQVAALPLVVLPIDSNLSRVYDGDNLFVVNLDEKICSCRRFNLDQIPCRHALAVLAKKRLNPYAYCSRYYKKEELLATYQEEINLLGNPRTWSIPDDVKLTEVLPPISTEKSSRLKRKRLSFSGEHNSQSKCGRCGQPGHNRKTCKALAIQPSSSLVRRSTRLSGRITSDEVADENPSDEVADEIQSDEAANEVPSDDAAYENEVVKQLTFDEAANESEVVKQLTFDEAANESEVVQEKPSDEVANGSEAAKENEFAQEIPSDKVANGNEVAQEIPSDEVANGNEVANEFPSNEIKIEMPSVPSDEVAKEIPSDEVAKEIPSDEVANEIPSDQVAQEVPSA from the exons ATGACAACTATTAATGTTTTTGTGAACTATGATGGGCATTGGGATGATAAGAAATGCTACGTTGACTTCAAGATGACGGGTATATTAGTGCCCAAGGAAACTACATATAAAAGACTGACGGGATTGTTGTTCAAAGAGTTGAATATCAAGCCTTCAGAACATTCCATAACTGTTCAATATCAAGTGAGTCCAGGTTCTCCACCCATCACCATATTGACTGACAGCGGTGTCTTGTTTTACTTGGCGTTGAAAAAGAAGGATCCTGTACTTACTGGCTTCCCATTGTGCATCACCATTGAGGATAAACGATTGGCTCTCAATAACCAAGCAGTGCCAATTAATCAAGTTCAAGCAGCTGAACAACGAAGTGAAACAGCGAACGGAGAAGAACATGATGAATCAAATCATTTGAACGCATTGCCCACTCCAACGAACAGTGATAATCACACATCAGATAATCAcatatttgatgatgtttatgattcTCCAATGGAGGTGGAAACAATCGAACCAGCCGACTATGTTGACCGATCTATTCTCACTCGTTCACGAGCCATTGTAGAAGCAAAAGCTAGTTCTAGCAAACGACGACCCTACAAGAAGCATAAGCAAAAGCGTGATGCCGTTAGTGAATATGAAATGACAAATACTATCATATCAGAGTACCATTATTCAGAGATTGCAGTTAAGCAGCTGTATAAAAACAAGGATGTGTTGAAGAAGGTGGTTAGTATGTTTGCTATAAGAAACAATTTTCAGTATAAAGTCAGGAGATCAGACAAGAGGTTTTTTTTGGTTACTTGCTTGGATCAAACTTGCAAGTGGCTCCTTCGGGCATCAAAGTTTTTGAAAACTGACATGTTTATTGTGAGAAAATATGTTCCTACGCACACATGCTCTTTGGATGTTAAAGGGGATCATCGCCAAGCTAGTAGTCGAGTAATCGGTGAATGCATCAAGTCCAAGTATAAGTTGTTGGGAGAAACATCTTATTCACCATATGACATCATAAGAGATATGAAAGATGAATATGGTGTTTCAATTAGTTATGAGAAGGCCTGGAGAGCTCGAGAATGTGCCTTGGACATGATAAGGGGAGCCCCAGAAGAATCATATGAAAACATTCTTTCTTATCTGTACACGTTGAAGAATAAGAATCTGGGATCGGTAACTCACCTTGGTACagataatgataatcattttaaGTATTTGTTCATGGCTTTGGGAGCATCAGTTAATGGATGGCCTCATTGTCGACCTGTTATTGTGGTTGATGAAACATTCCTAAAGGCTAAGCATAGTCGCATCTTGTTTACAGCGTGTGCTAAAGATGCCAACGACAAGATTTTCCCTTTGGCTTTTGGCATTAGTGATTTTGATAATGATGCATCATGGGATTGGTTTTTAACAAAGTTAAGAGATGCATACGGTGACCGTGATGGGTTGTGCATCATATCCGACCAACAAAGTAATATCTGTGCGTCAGTTAAAAAAGTTTACCCGAATGCTAAACATGGGTTTTGCATGACTCATGTTCTTAATAATCTGAAGACCAAGTTCAAATCTTGTGGTAAAGAAATTGTTCCTACTTTTATTGCTGCTGCTAGATCGTACATTAAAGATGACTTTGAGTACTACATGAAACAGCTTGACAACATTGATGTTGGTATTCGTCCTTATCTAGCTGAAATAGGACATGAAAAGTGGTCGCGTGCGTTTTTCACTGGTGGGAGATATTCAATAATGACTGCTAACATTGCCGAGTCAATGAATATTGTGGATGGTTCAGCTAGAGAAATGCCTGTGGCGACTTTGGTTGAGTGGCTAATTACTTGGATGGACAGATGGTTTACGGAAAAGAGACACGAAGCTGAATCAACAGTCACAGTACTTGCAGCAGCTACAGAGAAGGTCTTGCGGGAAAATCAGGTTGCAGCCTTGCCTTTGGTG GTTTTGCCAATAGATTCAAACTTATCACGAGTGTATGATGGTGATAATCTTTTTGTTGTGAATTTAGATGAGAAAATATGCTCATGTCGTCGATTTAACCTAGATCAAATTCCTTGTCGACATGCTTTGGCGGTTTTAGCGAAAAAAAGGTTGAACCCTTATGCATATTGCTCACGCTACTATAAGAAGGAAGAATTACTTGCAACTTACCAGGAAGAAATTAACCTTCTTGGGAATCCTCGAACTTGGAGTATTCCGGATGATGTTAAGTTGACAGAAGTCTTACCTCCAATTTCAACCGAGAAGTCTAGCAGACTAAAACGAAAGAGATTATCTTTTAGTGGAGAACACAACTCTCAAAGTAAGTGTGGTAGGTGCGGACAGCCTGGGCATAACCGAAAAACATGCAAAGCTCTCGCCATTCAACCatcatcctcactggtaagaagatCAACTCGGTTATCAGGAAGGATTACATCTGATGAAGTTGCTGATGAGAACCCATCTGATGAAGTGGCCGATGAAATCCAATCTGATGAAGCTGCAAATGAAGTCCCATCTGATGATGCTGCCTATGAAAATGAAGTAGTGAAACAATTAACATTTGATGAAGCTGCCAATGAAAGTGAAGTCGTGAAACAATTAACGTTTGATGAAGCTGCCAATGAAAGTGAAGTTGTCCAAGAAAAACCATCTGATGAAGTTGCCAATGGAAGTGAAGCTGCCAAAGAAAATGAATTTGCCCAAGAAATACCATCTGATAAAGTTGCCAATGGTAATGAAGTTGCCCAAGAAATACCATCTGATGAAGTTGCCAATGGTAATGAAGTTGCCAATGAATTTCCATCTAATGAAATTAAGATTGAAATGCCATCTGTACCATCTGATGAAGTCGCCAAAGAAATACCATCTGACGAAGTCGCCAAAGAAATACCATCTGATGAAGTTGCCAATGAAATACCATCTGATCAAGTTGCCCAAGAAGTACCATCTGCCTAA
- the LOC133824899 gene encoding beta-glucuronosyltransferase GlcAT14A: MSIKLVMISLVVTSIIFSLFYIPTILTIPVTTFRPNVVMNQYFNLKDSDNTSWAPYPVTFAYLISATKGDLGRLKRLLHALYHPGNYYLIHMDYGAPRSEHRDLAEFISEHPVFSQVGNVWIVGNSNLVTYRGPTMLSTTLHAMSILLRVSKWDWFINLSASDYPLVSQDDLIHAFSELPSRDLNFIQHSSRLGWKLNKRGKPIIIDPGLYSLNKSEIWWVIRQRALPTAFKLYTGSAWTIISRSFAEYCIVGWDNLPRTLLLYYTNVVSSPEGYFQTVICNDENYKNTTVNHDLHYISWDTPPKQHPRSLGLRDYRKMVLSNRPFARKFKKNDQVLNKIDRELLKRRRGEFSYGGWCSGTRRMRSSCSTLQSDKFGVLKPGPGSRKLKTLLSRLVSSRSFQKQQCR; encoded by the exons ATGAGTATCAAACTTGTCATGATTTCTCTAGTTGTAACTTCCATTATCTTCTCTCTTTTCTATATTCCCACTATTTTAACAATACCCGTCACCACTTTCAGGCCTAATGTTGTTATGAATCAGTATTTCAACTTGAAGGACTCCGACAACACTAGTTGGGCGCCATATCCAGTGACCTTCGCTTACTTGATCTCGGCCACGAAAGGTGATTTGGGCAGACTAAAGCGATTATTACACGCTCTGTACCATCCGGGTAACTACTATTTGATTCATATGGACTATGGAGCGCCACGGAGCGAGCACAGAGACCTGGCTGAGTTCATAAGCGAACACCCTGTTTTTAGCCAAGTGGGTaatgtttggattgttggaaACTCCAACTTGGTGACTTACAGAGGACCCACTATGCTTTCGACCACGCTTCATGCAATGTCAATCCTTTTGAGGGTTTCTAAGTGGGATTGGTTCATCAATCTCAGTGCTTCTGACTACCCCTTGGTCTCTCAAGATG ATCTGATCCATGCATTTTCGGAGTTGCCCAGTAGAGATCTCAATTTCATACAGCACTCCAGCCGATTAGGTTGGAAACT GAACAAGAGAGGAAAACCAATCATAATTGACCCGGGACTCTACAGCCTTAATAAATCAGAGATCTGGTGGGTTATTAGACAGAGAGCTCTCCCAACTGCATTCAAGCTCTACACAG GTTCAGCTTGGACAATCATATCAAGATCCTTTGCCGAGTATTGCATAGTGGGGTGGGACAATCTACCAAGGACTCTCCTCCTATACTACACCAACGTTGTGTCTTCCCCCGAGGGCTACTTCCAGACCGTCATATGCAACGACGAGAACTACAAGAACACCACAGTCAATCATGATCTTCACTACATTAGTTGGGACACACCTCCTAAGCAACATCCCAGGTCCTTGGGACTCAGAGACTATAGAAAGATGGTTCTCAGCAATCgcccctttgccagaaaattcaAGAAGAATGATCAGGTTCTCAACAAGATTGATCGCGAGCTTCTGAAGAGACGCCGTGGAGAGTTCAGTTATGGCGGATGGTGCTCTGGGACCAGGAGAATGCGCAGCTCGTGCTCCACTTTGCAGAGTGACAAGTTTGGTGTGCTGAAGCCGGGACCAGGTTCCAGAAAGTTAAAAACCTTGTTGTCAAGATTAGTATCTTCCAGGAGTTTCCAAAAGCAACAATGCAGATAG
- the LOC133824896 gene encoding multiple C2 domain and transmembrane region protein 14, which yields MAEASSSCRKLFVEISNAKNLMPKDGQGTASAYAMVDFDGQRRRTKTQFRDLNPQWDETLEFIVHDSDAMASETLEINLYNDHKKSGKKSTFLGKVKISGSTFIPKSNEVPLVYYPLEKRSVFSQIKGEVGLKIYYVDENPPPPAEVKQEAASAEETKPPEDAQKEEEKKKSDEEVKTEEAKKDGGGDDKKDPKAEADQKSPAEPTATTDVAVVATTAAAPAEVEKPAIAHTDTSSKQQNQISKDQKTTSSEVGGGTLTLMDHKLRSIASDRSHSAYDLVDRMPFLYVRVVKAKPSSSTSSVYAKLVIGTHSIKTKNQSSDKDWDQVFAFDKDGLNSTSLEVSVWTEVEIKKETTENDKTITTVTTAESSLGTVSFDLQEIPKRVPPDSPLAPQWYTLDSDTSPGNDVMLAVWIGTQADEAFQEAWQSDSGGLIPETRAKVYLSPKLWYLRLTVIQTQDLQLGSGGPEAKPRSGADVYVKAQLGAQLFKTSRASVGSSSPTWNEDLMFVAAEPFEPFLVVTVEDATHAHSVGHVKIHVPTIEKRTDDSAEPKSRWFNLIGGDEKTQPYAGRIHVRVCLEGGYHVLDEAAHVTSDVRAAAKQLSKAPIGLLEVGIRGATNLLPVKTKDGTRGTTDAYVVAKYGPKWVRTRTIMDRFNPRWNEQYTWDVYDPCTVLTIGVFDNGRYKRDEAGRPGKDLRIGKIRVRLSALDTNRVYMSSYSLTVLLPGGAKKMGEVEIAVRFSCASWFSLIQAYSSPMLPRMHYVRPLGPAQQDILRHTAMRIVTARMARSEPPLGQEVVQFLLDSDTHVWSMRRSKANWFRVVGCLSRAATLAGWLDGIRTWVHTPTTILMHVLLVAVVLCPHLVLPTVFMYAFLILTLRFRYRRVIPANMDPRLSHVDSVGHDELDEEFDGFPSNRSADVVRVRYDRLRALAGRAQTLLGDVAAQGERLEALCNWRDPRATGIFVVFCLVASLVFYAVPFKVFMLGWGFYYLRHPRFRGDMPSVPMNFFRRLPSLSDQIM from the coding sequence ATGGCGGAAGCATCGTCTTCTTGTCGGAAGCTGTTCGTGGAGATAAGCAACGCCAAGAATCTGATGCCCAAAGACGGGCAAGGCACGGCCAGCGCCTACGCCATGGTTGACTTCGACGGTCAGAGGCGGAGGACCAAGACCCAGTTCAGAGATCTCAATCCTCAGTGGGACGAGACACTCGAGTTCATCGTCCACGACTCCGACGCCATGGCCTCCGAAACCCTCGAGATCAATCTCTACAACGATCACAAGAAGAGTGGCAAGAAGAGTACTTTTCTCGGCAAAGTCAAGATCTCCGGCTCCACTTTCATTCCTAAATCCAATGAGGTTCCGCTTGTTTACTATCCTTTAGAGAAGCGGAGTGTGTTCTCTCAGATCAAAGGCGAGGTTGGTCTAAAGATTTACTACGTCGACGAGAATCCTCCGCCCCCGGCTGAGGTCAAACAAGAAGCTGCGTCGGCTGAAGAGACCAAACCGCCGGAGGATGCCCAGAaagaggaggagaagaagaaaagtgACGAGGAGGTTAAAACAGAGGAAGCTAAAAAGGATGGAGGCGGTGATGATAAGAAGGATCCAAAGGCGGAGGCTGATCAGAAGTCTCCTGCGGAGCCAACGGCTACTACTGATGTTGCTGTGGTGGCTACCACGGCGGCGGCGCCTGCTGAGGTTGAGAAACCAGCAATCGCTCACACCGATACGAGTTCGAAACAACAGAACCAGATAAGTAAAGATCAGAAAACGACGTCTTCGGAGGTTGGTGGCGGCACCTTGACTTTGATGGACCATAAGCTTCGATCCATAGCCAGTGACCGAAGCCACAGCGCATACGACCTCGTCGACCGAATGCCTTTCCTCTACGTTCGTGTTGTAAAAGCCAAACCATCTTCTTCAACATCCTCCGTCTACGCGAAACTCGTTATCGGAACTCACTCCATCAAGACCAAGAATCAGAGTTCGGACAAAGACTGGGACCAAGTCTTCGCTTTCGACAAAGACGGTCTCAACTCCACTAGTCTCGAAGTCTCTGTTTGGACAGAGGTCGAGATTAAGAAGGAAACCACAGAGAATGACAAGACCATCACCACCGTAACTACCGCCGAAAGTTCTCTGGGAACGGTGTCGTTTGATCTCCAGGAAATCCCCAAGCGAGTGCCACCAGATAGTCCACTAGCTCCCCAATGGTACACTCTTGACTCAGATACTTCGCCTGGAAATGACGTCATGCTTGCCGTGTGGATAGGGACTCAGGCGGACGAGGCTTTTCAGGAGGCTTGGCAGTCGGACTCCGGTGGCTTGATACCAGAGACCCGAGCCAAGGTGTACTTGTCTCCGAAGCTATGGTACTTGAGACTAACGGTCATCCAAACCCAAGATTTGCAGCTTGGTTCGGGTGGACCCGAAGCTAAGCCTAGGAGCGGTGCGGACGTGTACGTGAAGGCACAGCTTGGGGCCCAGCTTTTCAAAACGAGCCGAGCTTCGGTGGGGTCATCGAGCCCCACGTGGAACGAGGATCTGATGTTCGTGGCAGCCGAGCCGTTTGAGCCGTTTTTGGTGGTTACAGTTGAGGACGCCACGCACGCACACTCGGTTGGCCACGTCAAGATACACGTGCCGACTATTGAGAAGCGTACGGACGACAGTGCCGAGCCAAAGTCCAGGTGGTTTAATCTGATTGGAGGAGATGAGAAAACACAACCCTACGCTGGGAGAATACACGTGCGGGTTTGCTTGGAGGGTGGGTATCACGTGCTTGATGAGGCGGCGCACGTGACAAGTGATGTCAGAGCCGCTGCTAAACAACTATCCAAAGCTCCGATTGGATTACTAGAAGTCGGGATAAGAGGTGCCACTAATCTGCTTCCCGTTAAGACCAAAGACGGTACACGTGGCACTACCGATGCTTACGTGGTTGCCAAGTATGGACCTAAGTGGGTCCGCACCCGTACTATCATGGACCGCTTTAACCCACGCTGGAACGAGCAGTACACTTGGGACGTCTACGACCCATGCACTGTACTCACCATTGGAGTTTTTGACAATGGAAGGTACAAGCGCGACGAAGCGGGGAGGCCAGGGAAAGATTTGAGGATCGGAAAGATACGTGTACGGCTGTCAGCGCTCGACACTAATCGAGTGTACATGAGCTCATATTCTCTTACGGTGTTGCTCCCCGGTGGTGCTAAAAAAATGGGAGAAGTGGAGATCGCCGTTCGATTCTCATGCGCCTCGTGGTTCAGTCTGATCCAAGCTTACAGCAGCCCAATGCTGCCCAGAATGCACTACGTCCGCCCCTTGGGCCCGGCCCAACAAGACATCCTCCGCCACACGGCCATGCGCATCGTGACGGCTCGCATGGCTCGCTCCGAGCCGCCATTGGGGCAAGAAGTGGTCCAGTTCTTGCTGGACTCCGACACCCACGTGTGGAGCATGAGGCGGAGCAAGGCCAACTGGTTCCGCGTGGTGGGGTGCCTCTCGCGCGCCGCCACTTTGGCCGGTTGGCTCGACGGGATTCGCACGTGGGTGCACACTCCCACCACCATTCTGATGCACGTGCTCCTCGTGGCCGTGGTGCTCTGTCCGCATCTGGTGCTCCCCACCGTATTCATGTACGCCTTCTTGATCTTAACCCTCCGTTTCCGGTACCGCCGCGTGATCCCTGCCAACATGGACCCGAGGCTGTCCCACGTGGACTCGGTGGGCCATGATGAGCTGGACGAAGAGTTCGACGGGTTCCCTTCAAATCGGTCGGCCGACGTGGTTCGGGTCCGGTACGATCGGTTGCGGGCCTTGGCGGGTAGGGCCCAGACTCTGTTGGGTGACGTGGCGGCCCAAGGAGAGCGGTTGGAGGCTCTGTGCAATTGGCGGGACCCGAGGGCGACGGGGATATTTGTGGTATTTTGCTTGGTGGCGTCGTTGGTGTTCTATGCGGTGCCGTTTAAGGTGTTCATGTTGGGATGGGGATTCTACTACTTACGTCATCCTAGATTTCGTGGCGATATGCCGTCCGTACCGATGAACTTTTTCCGGCGACTACCGTCGCTTTCCGACCAAATAATGTAA